From Tepidimicrobium xylanilyticum, the proteins below share one genomic window:
- the nikB gene encoding nickel ABC transporter permease produces MHKYIVRRLIMLIPVIIGVTFIVYSIMFFTPGDPALIILGENAPEEQVEKLREEMGLNDHFIIQYLRFLKNALKGDFGRSYSTRKPVFDEIFSRFPATLKLSTAGLLIAVAIGIPVGIISATKQYSAIDSITMILALLGVSMPNFWLGLMLILLFSVNLGLLPSGGDAGFSSLILPAITLGTGVAAIITRMTRSSMLEVIRQDYIRTARAKGVAERKVINKHALKNALIPVVTVIGLQFGYLLGGAVLTETVFSWPGVGRLMVEAIKQKDTPVVLASVIFMSVVFSIVNLLVDILYAFLDPRIKSQYR; encoded by the coding sequence ATGCATAAATATATTGTTAGAAGGTTAATAATGTTAATACCAGTAATTATAGGAGTTACCTTTATAGTATATAGTATTATGTTCTTTACACCTGGAGATCCAGCGTTAATTATACTAGGAGAAAATGCTCCCGAGGAACAGGTTGAAAAATTAAGAGAAGAAATGGGATTAAACGATCACTTCATTATACAATATTTAAGATTTTTAAAGAATGCCTTAAAAGGCGATTTTGGTAGGTCCTATTCAACAAGAAAGCCAGTCTTTGATGAAATCTTTTCCAGATTTCCAGCCACTTTAAAACTATCTACAGCAGGATTATTAATAGCTGTTGCAATTGGTATCCCAGTTGGTATAATTTCCGCTACTAAACAATATTCAGCAATAGACAGTATTACCATGATTCTAGCATTATTAGGAGTATCTATGCCTAATTTCTGGTTGGGATTAATGCTAATACTATTATTTTCAGTTAATCTGGGTTTATTACCTTCTGGAGGGGATGCAGGATTTTCCTCCTTAATACTTCCTGCAATTACCCTTGGTACAGGAGTGGCTGCTATTATAACCAGAATGACCCGTTCATCCATGCTAGAGGTAATAAGGCAAGATTACATAAGAACTGCAAGGGCTAAAGGAGTTGCAGAAAGAAAGGTGATAAATAAACATGCTTTAAAAAACGCACTAATACCTGTAGTTACTGTTATAGGGCTTCAGTTTGGATATCTATTAGGGGGGGCTGTACTAACTGAAACCGTATTTTCCTGGCCCGGAGTTGGTAGGCTTATGGTAGAAGCCATCAAGCAAAAAGATACTCCTGTGGTATTAGCATCGGTTATATTTATGTCGGTTGTATTTAGTATTGTCAATCTATTGGTAGATATATTATATGCATTCTTAGACCCGCGTATAAAATCTCAATACAGGTAA
- a CDS encoding alpha/beta-type small acid-soluble spore protein — translation MANNNTGSNKILVPEARQALDQMKLEIASELGLSNYNSIDKGNLPSRQNGYVGGYMTKRLVQMAQQSMGGGTTTR, via the coding sequence GTGGCTAACAACAATACTGGCTCCAATAAAATACTAGTACCTGAAGCACGACAAGCTTTAGATCAAATGAAATTAGAAATCGCTTCTGAACTTGGTTTGTCAAACTACAATTCAATTGACAAAGGAAATCTACCCTCTAGACAAAATGGTTATGTTGGTGGATATATGACAAAGAGATTAGTTCAGATGGCACAACAAAGCATGGGTGGAGGAACTACAACTAGATAG
- a CDS encoding manganese catalase family protein gives MWIYEKRLQYPVRVDTTNPTLAAMIIEQFGGADGELSAGIRYLTQRWTMPTNQAKAILTDIGTEELAHWEIIGTLVWKLVKDASVDQIKGTPFEAHYVNHGKSPFPHNAAGDAWSAKFINSKGDPVADLHEDMAAEQKARATYEWLINISDDPGVTDTLRFLREREIVHFQRFGEALMIIQDELNRKKYY, from the coding sequence ATGTGGATATATGAAAAGAGATTACAATATCCAGTTAGAGTAGATACGACTAATCCTACTCTGGCAGCTATGATAATCGAGCAATTTGGTGGAGCTGATGGGGAATTATCAGCAGGCATTAGATACTTAACTCAAAGGTGGACCATGCCTACTAATCAAGCTAAGGCAATCTTAACAGATATAGGAACTGAAGAATTAGCACATTGGGAAATAATAGGAACCTTAGTTTGGAAGTTGGTAAAAGATGCTTCTGTAGACCAAATAAAGGGAACTCCTTTTGAAGCCCATTATGTAAATCATGGTAAAAGCCCATTTCCACATAATGCAGCAGGAGATGCTTGGTCAGCTAAATTCATTAATTCTAAAGGCGACCCTGTAGCGGACCTTCATGAGGATATGGCAGCAGAACAAAAAGCAAGAGCAACTTATGAATGGCTAATAAATATAAGCGATGATCCAGGGGTAACGGATACTTTAAGGTTTTTAAGGGAAAGGGAGATAGTCCATTTTCAAAGATTTGGAGAAGCCCTTATGATTATACAAGATGAATTAAATAGAAAGAAATATTATTAA
- a CDS encoding ABC transporter permease, translating to MNSSMSAEKDVNLKPNSGRKRSQWGEVWRRLKKNKMAMVGLIIMVILILLAIFANIIADYEEVAIKQNTAIRLQGPSKEHWLGTDNFGRDIFARIIHGARVSLMVGVVAVGIAVLIGGTLGAIAGFYGGRIDNIIMRAMDIFLAIPSILLAIAIVTALGTNLFNLMLAIGISSIPGYARIVRASVLTVKDQEFIEAARAIGASDFRIITKHIIPNALAPVIVQGTLGVATAILSTAGLSFIGLGVPKPRPEWGSMLSDGRTYLWDASHITTFPGLAIVITILALNLLGDGLRDALDPRLKQ from the coding sequence ATGAATTCAAGCATGTCAGCAGAAAAGGATGTTAATTTAAAACCTAATTCGGGACGGAAAAGATCACAGTGGGGTGAAGTTTGGCGAAGGCTTAAAAAGAATAAAATGGCTATGGTTGGTTTAATTATTATGGTCATATTAATTTTGCTGGCCATATTTGCAAATATAATTGCAGATTATGAAGAGGTGGCAATTAAACAGAACACTGCTATTAGATTACAAGGACCATCAAAGGAACACTGGTTAGGAACTGATAACTTTGGTAGGGATATATTCGCCAGGATAATCCATGGTGCAAGAGTTTCACTAATGGTAGGGGTAGTTGCTGTAGGTATTGCGGTATTAATAGGAGGAACCTTAGGTGCAATAGCAGGTTTTTATGGTGGGAGGATAGATAACATCATTATGAGGGCGATGGATATTTTTCTAGCTATTCCAAGTATATTGCTTGCCATTGCAATAGTTACTGCTTTAGGTACCAATCTATTTAATTTAATGTTAGCTATTGGGATTTCCTCTATTCCAGGTTATGCTAGAATAGTTAGGGCCTCGGTATTAACTGTGAAGGACCAAGAGTTTATAGAAGCAGCTAGGGCCATAGGGGCATCTGACTTTAGGATTATTACCAAACATATAATCCCCAACGCATTGGCTCCAGTAATCGTTCAAGGAACTTTAGGAGTAGCAACAGCTATACTATCTACAGCTGGATTAAGTTTCATTGGACTGGGAGTACCTAAGCCTAGACCAGAATGGGGATCAATGTTGTCCGATGGAAGAACCTATTTGTGGGATGCTTCCCATATTACTACTTTCCCAGGTCTAGCTATTGTAATAACTATCCTTGCATTGAACTTATTGGGTGACGGGTTAAGAGATGCACTGGATCCACGATTAAAGCAGTAA
- the ptsP gene encoding phosphoenolpyruvate--protein phosphotransferase: MKAIGTSSGIALGKVLVYKEPDIKVERKETENYNDEIERLDNAVKKGIKELESLYEETLASIGKKEAEIFNAHKLMLHDPEYIEGVKNKIKEEKVNVEWALKEVTDYYISLFENIEDAYLKERALDLKDVSKRLLRILAGIEGGDLRSIKEKSIIVAEDLVPSDTAQMDKKKVVGIVTELGGKTSHTSIMARSLEIPAVAGAKDITNLIKDGDFMIIDGNTGIILINPSKEEIEFYEEKKKKYEDFKSKVKEMKGKESISKDGIRVEIAANIGTPKDIDNVIANDGEGVGLFRTEFLYMDSDSLPTEEEQFEAYKIVAEKLEGKPVVIRTLDVGGDKDIPYLELPKEMNPFLGYRAIRLCLDRRDIFKTQLRALLRASAFGNIKIMFPMISNIGEVREAKRILEEVKDELRKENIPFNENIEVGIMVEIPSVAVHSDIFAKEVDFFSIGTNDLIQYTLAVDRGNQDISHLYNQYDPAVLRLIKMTIDNGHKAGIWVGMCGEAAGDEKLIPVLLAMGLDEFSMNPASILKARYIINHTSKKEVESMLDEILSLPTAEDVEKFIDKNIIIR; this comes from the coding sequence ATGAAAGCCATAGGAACATCATCAGGAATCGCTCTAGGTAAGGTACTAGTGTACAAGGAACCTGATATTAAAGTTGAAAGAAAAGAGACTGAAAATTATAACGATGAAATTGAAAGATTAGATAATGCAGTTAAGAAAGGTATAAAAGAACTTGAAAGTTTATATGAAGAAACTTTAGCAAGTATTGGCAAAAAAGAAGCAGAGATTTTTAATGCCCATAAATTGATGCTACATGACCCAGAATACATTGAAGGTGTTAAAAACAAGATAAAGGAAGAAAAAGTTAATGTAGAATGGGCCTTGAAAGAGGTAACAGATTACTATATATCATTATTTGAGAATATTGAAGATGCTTATTTAAAGGAAAGAGCTTTAGATTTAAAGGATGTATCTAAAAGGCTTCTTAGGATATTAGCTGGAATAGAAGGTGGGGATTTAAGATCTATAAAGGAAAAATCCATCATTGTAGCAGAGGATTTAGTTCCTTCAGATACTGCTCAAATGGATAAGAAAAAGGTAGTAGGAATAGTAACTGAACTAGGTGGAAAAACTTCTCATACTTCTATAATGGCAAGAAGTTTAGAAATACCAGCAGTAGCTGGAGCGAAAGATATTACCAATTTAATAAAAGACGGGGATTTCATGATTATAGATGGAAATACAGGGATAATTTTAATCAATCCTTCTAAAGAGGAAATTGAGTTTTATGAAGAAAAAAAGAAGAAATATGAAGATTTTAAATCAAAAGTCAAGGAAATGAAGGGAAAAGAGAGCATTTCTAAGGATGGCATAAGGGTAGAGATAGCTGCCAATATTGGTACACCGAAGGATATAGATAATGTCATAGCAAATGATGGAGAAGGAGTAGGACTATTTAGAACGGAATTCCTCTATATGGATAGTGATAGCTTACCGACTGAAGAGGAACAATTTGAAGCTTATAAAATAGTAGCAGAGAAGTTGGAAGGGAAACCAGTTGTAATTAGGACTTTAGATGTAGGTGGGGATAAGGATATACCATATTTGGAACTTCCAAAAGAGATGAATCCTTTCCTAGGGTATAGAGCCATTAGGCTTTGTCTAGACAGAAGGGATATATTTAAGACTCAGCTAAGGGCTTTATTAAGAGCTTCTGCCTTTGGCAATATTAAGATAATGTTTCCCATGATATCCAATATAGGGGAAGTAAGGGAGGCTAAAAGAATTTTAGAAGAAGTTAAAGATGAGTTAAGGAAAGAGAACATTCCGTTTAATGAAAATATAGAGGTAGGAATAATGGTTGAAATACCTTCGGTTGCTGTACACTCAGATATATTCGCAAAGGAAGTAGACTTCTTCAGTATTGGAACCAATGATTTAATCCAATATACATTGGCAGTGGATAGAGGTAATCAGGATATTTCTCATCTATACAACCAATATGACCCCGCTGTATTAAGGTTAATAAAGATGACCATAGACAACGGTCACAAAGCAGGAATTTGGGTAGGTATGTGTGGGGAAGCTGCAGGAGATGAAAAGCTAATTCCTGTATTATTGGCTATGGGTTTAGATGAGTTTAGCATGAATCCAGCTTCCATATTGAAGGCCAGATATATAATAAACCATACATCAAAAAAAGAAGTAGAATCCATGCTTGATGAAATATTAAGCTTGCCAACAGCAGAAGATGTGGAAAAATTTATAGATAAAAATATAATAATTAGATGA
- a CDS encoding ABC transporter ATP-binding protein, whose protein sequence is MAEALLKVKGIKKYFKTPKGMLHAVDGVDFDMEKGETLGLVGESGCGKSTIGRVILRLLEPTEGEIYFEGQNINEFNKKQMTKLRRDMQIIFQDPFSSLNPRLSVSEIIAEPLIIHNIVGKKNSELEKEVLRLMDLVGLAKRLMNSYPHELDGGRRQRIGIARALALKPKFIVCDEPVSALDVSIQAQILNLMQDLQEDLDLTYLFITHDLSVVKHISDNIAVMYLGKVVEKAPADELFKNSLHPYTQALLSAIPVPSIKSKREHIILKGEITSPIDPKPGCRFAARCNYVMDRCFDEEPKLMAVGSGHQVACFLVEENTDN, encoded by the coding sequence ATGGCTGAAGCACTGTTAAAGGTAAAAGGCATTAAAAAGTATTTTAAAACTCCAAAAGGCATGTTACATGCTGTTGATGGAGTAGATTTTGATATGGAAAAAGGAGAAACATTAGGGCTTGTAGGGGAGTCAGGCTGTGGAAAATCGACTATAGGTAGAGTTATACTTCGACTTCTTGAGCCAACCGAAGGGGAAATCTATTTTGAAGGTCAGAACATAAATGAATTTAACAAAAAGCAGATGACTAAGCTTAGGAGGGATATGCAAATAATATTTCAAGACCCTTTTTCATCCTTAAACCCGAGATTATCGGTATCCGAAATTATAGCGGAACCTTTGATTATACATAATATTGTAGGCAAGAAGAATTCTGAACTGGAAAAGGAAGTACTACGTTTAATGGACTTAGTCGGGCTGGCTAAAAGATTGATGAATTCATATCCCCACGAGCTAGATGGCGGAAGAAGGCAGCGAATAGGAATTGCCAGGGCTTTAGCCTTAAAACCTAAATTCATAGTATGTGATGAACCCGTATCTGCGTTAGATGTTTCCATCCAAGCTCAAATATTAAATTTAATGCAGGATTTACAAGAAGATCTGGACTTAACCTATTTATTCATAACCCATGATCTGTCGGTAGTTAAGCATATTTCAGACAATATCGCAGTGATGTATCTGGGTAAAGTTGTAGAAAAAGCTCCTGCAGACGAATTGTTTAAAAATAGCCTTCATCCCTATACCCAAGCATTGCTTTCGGCTATTCCAGTTCCCAGTATAAAGAGCAAACGGGAACATATTATACTGAAGGGTGAGATAACATCACCAATAGACCCAAAACCTGGTTGTAGATTTGCAGCCCGTTGTAATTATGTAATGGACAGATGTTTTGATGAAGAACCAAAATTAATGGCAGTAGGAAGTGGCCATCAAGTAGCTTGTTTCTTAGTAGAAGAAAATACTGATAATTAA
- a CDS encoding ABC transporter ATP-binding protein, with amino-acid sequence MDNNILEIKNLVVHYITDEGVVEAVNGLDMVLKRGETLGLVGETGAGKTTTALSILRLIPNPPGKIISGEIYFDGENLLELSEEDMRSIRGNKISMIFQDPMTSLNPVMTVGDQIAEGIEIHQGLSHEEAMEKANEMLELVGIPKERAIDYPHQFSGGMKQRVVIAIALACNPSLLIADEPTTALDVTIQAQVLELMKRLRDEFNTAMILITHDLGIVAETCDKVAVMYAGEIIEYATLEQLFENPKHPYTLGLFGSIPSLEEDVERLKPIKGLMPDPTNLPSGCTFHPRCSHAQDICKKRKPFITNIEEGHMVKCLIYEGVIEAKEVL; translated from the coding sequence ATGGATAATAACATTCTTGAAATAAAAAATTTAGTAGTACATTATATTACTGATGAGGGTGTAGTTGAAGCTGTAAATGGATTAGATATGGTTCTTAAAAGGGGGGAAACCTTGGGCTTAGTAGGAGAAACTGGAGCAGGGAAGACAACAACTGCTCTAAGCATATTGAGGTTGATTCCAAATCCTCCAGGGAAGATAATTAGTGGTGAAATATATTTTGATGGAGAAAATCTATTGGAGCTATCTGAAGAAGATATGAGAAGCATTAGAGGTAATAAGATATCCATGATATTTCAAGACCCTATGACCTCTTTAAATCCAGTTATGACCGTAGGAGATCAAATAGCAGAGGGAATCGAAATCCACCAAGGTTTATCTCATGAGGAAGCAATGGAAAAGGCAAATGAGATGTTGGAATTAGTAGGAATTCCAAAGGAAAGGGCTATAGATTATCCTCATCAGTTTTCTGGTGGTATGAAGCAGAGGGTGGTAATTGCCATAGCCTTGGCTTGTAATCCTAGTTTGCTCATTGCAGATGAGCCAACTACTGCACTAGATGTTACCATACAGGCTCAAGTACTGGAGCTTATGAAGCGATTAAGGGATGAGTTTAATACAGCTATGATCCTTATAACCCACGACTTAGGCATCGTAGCAGAGACCTGTGATAAGGTAGCTGTAATGTATGCTGGGGAGATAATAGAATATGCTACATTGGAGCAATTATTTGAAAATCCTAAACATCCTTATACACTAGGCCTTTTTGGTTCCATACCCAGCCTTGAAGAAGATGTGGAAAGATTGAAACCCATAAAAGGACTCATGCCAGATCCTACAAATCTTCCCTCAGGTTGTACTTTCCATCCTAGGTGTTCCCATGCCCAGGATATTTGCAAGAAACGAAAACCTTTTATAACCAATATAGAAGAAGGTCATATGGTGAAATGTCTAATATATGAAGGCGTTATAGAAGCAAAGGAGGTGCTTTAA
- a CDS encoding spore coat protein CotJB — translation MDREQMMLLKEIMEVGFLLVETNLYLDTHPEDERALRLHNTYSQKYGELKSLYEAKYGLLTFMGMSSCPWSYINGPWPWEINFDM, via the coding sequence ATGGATAGGGAACAAATGATGCTTTTAAAGGAGATTATGGAAGTAGGTTTTTTACTAGTGGAAACCAATTTATATTTGGATACCCATCCAGAAGACGAAAGAGCTTTAAGACTCCATAATACCTATTCGCAAAAATATGGAGAGTTAAAATCTCTTTATGAGGCGAAATATGGCTTATTAACCTTTATGGGTATGAGTAGCTGTCCTTGGTCTTATATCAATGGACCCTGGCCTTGGGAAATAAACTTTGACATGTAA
- a CDS encoding HPr family phosphocarrier protein: MYKQEVTLTNETGLHARPASLFVKEASKFTSNVIVEKDGKEYNAKSIMGILSMGAAKGDTIIIKAEGSDAEEAVKALVKLVNDNFNE; the protein is encoded by the coding sequence ATGTATAAACAAGAGGTAACATTAACAAATGAAACAGGTCTTCATGCAAGACCAGCAAGTTTATTTGTAAAAGAGGCTTCAAAATTCACATCAAATGTAATCGTTGAAAAAGACGGGAAAGAATATAACGCAAAGAGCATTATGGGAATATTGAGTATGGGAGCTGCAAAAGGAGATACTATAATAATAAAAGCAGAAGGCAGCGATGCTGAAGAAGCAGTGAAAGCTTTAGTAAAACTTGTAAATGACAATTTTAACGAATAG
- a CDS encoding rubrerythrin family protein: MNAMTASNLRSAYGGESQAHMRYRIWAEKAKKDGFPNVARLFMATSDAEEVHATLHFKALKDEVGSFDVLSGGVFGYDSTSDNLQGAIDGELFEVEQMYPAYIAVAEMQNEKAALSAYRYAIEAEKVHAELFTKAKEAVDLGKDLEAETILLCPVCGFISITGEEETCPLCNAKKELFKEY, from the coding sequence ATGAACGCTATGACTGCAAGCAATTTAAGGTCGGCTTATGGTGGAGAAAGTCAAGCGCATATGAGGTACAGGATTTGGGCCGAAAAAGCTAAAAAGGATGGCTTTCCAAATGTAGCCCGATTATTTATGGCAACCTCCGATGCTGAAGAAGTACATGCTACATTGCATTTTAAAGCTTTAAAAGATGAAGTGGGTTCCTTTGATGTATTATCTGGTGGAGTGTTTGGCTATGATTCTACATCGGATAATCTGCAAGGAGCCATTGATGGAGAGTTATTTGAAGTGGAACAAATGTACCCTGCTTACATAGCTGTAGCAGAAATGCAAAATGAGAAGGCTGCACTTTCAGCTTATAGATATGCTATAGAAGCGGAAAAAGTTCATGCTGAATTGTTTACTAAAGCAAAAGAAGCTGTAGATTTAGGTAAAGATTTAGAAGCAGAAACTATCTTGTTATGCCCAGTATGTGGCTTTATTAGTATAACGGGTGAAGAAGAAACTTGCCCATTGTGTAATGCTAAAAAAGAATTATTTAAAGAGTATTGA
- a CDS encoding spore coat associated protein CotJA: MNRDYYERGREKQLARVYIPFQIMNQVFSPSEALMRGTLFPELYMPYRKERGNLNGGGYYG; the protein is encoded by the coding sequence ATGAATAGAGATTATTATGAAAGGGGAAGGGAAAAGCAATTGGCTAGAGTCTATATACCCTTTCAAATTATGAATCAGGTATTTAGTCCTAGTGAAGCCCTAATGAGAGGTACTTTGTTTCCAGAATTGTATATGCCCTATAGGAAAGAAAGAGGGAATTTAAACGGAGGTGGGTATTATGGATAG
- the lysA gene encoding diaminopimelate decarboxylase yields the protein MTNFKFAGVDTVYLANKYKTPLYVMSENMILDRINEIKTNFLEKYENTEVFYASKAFLTKEMARIIKSEKLGIDVVSGGELYTVMQVDFPPEKIIFHGNNKTEEELEKAIKYGVGRIIVDNLYELSLLNNITQRYNKKINVLFRVTPGVDSNTHKYIQTGQIDSKFGIPLSQGIIFEAIENALKSTYIGLLGFHFHIGSQIFDKENYIKAIKNVVNLMAEAKNRFGFITKELNIGGGYGIKYIDKEERKPISYYTDAFMEEIEESCNDYGLERPKVIIEPGRWIVGEAGITLYTIGAIKEIPGVRIYASVDGGMTDNPRPSLYQAEYKGIIANKADKEPSETVTIAGKCCESGDILIWNLKVPPIESGDILAVLSTGAYNYSMASNYNKIPKPAVVMIKDGVDRLIVKRESYEDMIKNEL from the coding sequence ATGACCAACTTTAAATTTGCTGGAGTCGATACAGTATATTTAGCGAATAAATATAAAACCCCATTATATGTTATGTCTGAAAATATGATTTTAGATAGAATTAACGAAATTAAAACCAATTTTTTAGAAAAATATGAAAATACGGAGGTTTTCTATGCTAGCAAAGCTTTTTTGACCAAAGAAATGGCAAGAATAATAAAAAGTGAGAAGCTTGGCATAGATGTAGTATCTGGTGGGGAATTGTATACGGTTATGCAAGTGGATTTTCCTCCAGAAAAGATTATTTTTCATGGGAATAATAAAACTGAAGAGGAATTGGAAAAAGCTATAAAGTATGGAGTAGGCAGGATAATAGTAGACAATTTATATGAACTTTCCTTATTAAACAACATCACTCAAAGATATAATAAAAAAATTAATGTACTTTTTAGAGTTACTCCAGGAGTAGACAGCAATACCCATAAATATATTCAAACGGGACAGATAGATTCTAAATTCGGAATACCTTTAAGTCAAGGAATTATATTTGAAGCTATAGAAAATGCTTTAAAATCAACTTATATAGGACTATTAGGTTTTCATTTCCATATTGGTTCTCAGATTTTCGATAAAGAAAATTATATTAAAGCAATCAAAAATGTGGTTAATCTTATGGCGGAAGCTAAAAACAGATTTGGATTTATAACTAAGGAATTGAATATTGGTGGTGGTTATGGCATAAAATATATCGATAAGGAAGAAAGAAAACCAATTTCTTATTATACGGATGCTTTCATGGAGGAAATTGAAGAAAGCTGTAATGATTATGGCTTAGAAAGGCCTAAGGTTATAATTGAACCAGGGCGATGGATTGTTGGGGAAGCTGGTATAACTTTATATACAATAGGTGCAATAAAAGAAATTCCCGGGGTAAGAATTTATGCAAGCGTTGATGGAGGTATGACTGATAACCCAAGGCCTAGTTTATATCAAGCGGAATATAAGGGAATTATCGCTAATAAAGCAGACAAAGAGCCTAGTGAAACTGTTACTATAGCAGGTAAATGTTGTGAATCAGGAGATATATTAATTTGGAACTTAAAGGTACCACCAATTGAATCTGGAGATATTCTGGCAGTTTTGTCTACTGGAGCTTATAATTATTCTATGGCTAGTAATTACAATAAGATTCCTAAGCCAGCTGTGGTTATGATAAAGGATGGTGTAGATAGGTTAATTGTAAAGAGGGAAAGTTATGAAGATATGATAAAAAATGAACTGTAA
- a CDS encoding glutathione ABC transporter substrate-binding protein yields the protein MFSRKTYFVLSILLVLMLTLSACGSKETGGSGKDELVVAQGADPKSLDPHASNDQPSSRVNKQIYNTLVEATEDMEIEPGLAESWEQVDETTWRFKLREGVKFHNGEELRASDVKFSLDRMMNSPEVAHIVGAVESVEIEGDYTVIIKTKEPFAPILAHLAHTAASILNEKAVTEAGDDYANNPIGTGPFKFVSHDAGDKVTLERFDDYFGEPAKVNTLIFRNIPEGTNRTIGLKTGEIDIAYDIEPIDLGKVREDDKLVLIEEESLSTSYIGFNTKKAPFHDVRVRKALNHAVNVDEIIEVVLEGAGKKATGPINDKVFGYNKDLKGYEYDPEKAKELLAEAGYPDGFKTTIWTNDSPVRVRIAELVQAQLKEVGVEVTIEEVEWGAYLERTAAGEHDMFILGWVTVTGDADYGLYALFHSSQHGGAGNRTFYTNSEVDKLLDQGRTSIDEGERLEVYAKAQELIVEDAPQLFLYFQTQNAGVQSNVEGFRLHPAGHHKLVNVSFK from the coding sequence GTGTTTAGCAGAAAAACCTATTTTGTCCTGTCAATCTTACTAGTCTTGATGCTGACCTTATCTGCTTGTGGTAGCAAAGAGACTGGAGGAAGTGGGAAAGATGAACTAGTAGTGGCTCAAGGGGCAGACCCTAAATCATTAGATCCTCATGCCTCTAACGATCAACCTTCTTCTAGGGTTAATAAGCAAATCTATAATACCCTAGTAGAAGCAACTGAGGACATGGAGATAGAGCCAGGACTAGCCGAAAGTTGGGAACAAGTTGATGAAACTACTTGGAGATTTAAACTAAGAGAAGGGGTTAAATTTCATAATGGTGAAGAGCTAAGAGCAAGCGATGTGAAATTCAGTTTAGACAGAATGATGAATTCACCAGAAGTAGCTCATATAGTTGGAGCTGTAGAATCTGTTGAAATTGAGGGTGATTACACAGTAATAATAAAGACCAAAGAACCTTTCGCACCTATATTAGCTCATTTAGCCCATACAGCTGCTTCAATACTAAACGAAAAGGCGGTTACAGAGGCTGGAGATGATTATGCAAATAATCCTATAGGCACAGGGCCTTTTAAGTTTGTAAGTCATGATGCAGGAGATAAGGTTACATTAGAAAGATTTGATGATTACTTTGGTGAACCTGCAAAGGTCAATACTTTAATATTCAGAAATATACCAGAAGGTACTAATAGAACCATAGGTTTAAAAACTGGAGAAATCGATATTGCTTATGATATAGAGCCAATTGATTTAGGCAAGGTTAGAGAAGATGATAAACTAGTATTGATCGAAGAAGAATCCCTATCTACATCATACATAGGCTTTAATACTAAAAAAGCTCCATTCCACGATGTAAGAGTTAGAAAGGCTTTAAATCATGCTGTAAATGTTGATGAAATAATAGAGGTAGTATTAGAAGGAGCAGGTAAAAAGGCCACAGGACCTATTAACGATAAGGTGTTTGGCTATAATAAGGACCTAAAAGGATATGAATATGACCCAGAAAAGGCTAAGGAATTATTAGCTGAAGCTGGTTACCCCGATGGATTTAAAACTACCATTTGGACAAATGATAGTCCGGTAAGGGTTAGAATAGCAGAACTGGTCCAAGCCCAGCTTAAAGAAGTTGGAGTCGAGGTAACAATTGAAGAAGTAGAGTGGGGTGCTTATCTAGAAAGGACTGCTGCTGGAGAGCATGACATGTTCATATTAGGGTGGGTTACTGTAACTGGTGATGCAGATTATGGACTATATGCATTGTTCCACAGTTCTCAGCATGGCGGAGCTGGTAACAGAACCTTCTATACTAATTCTGAGGTAGATAAGCTATTAGACCAAGGTAGAACCTCTATAGATGAAGGTGAAAGATTAGAAGTATATGCTAAAGCTCAGGAATTAATTGTAGAAGATGCTCCTCAATTATTTCTATATTTCCAAACTCAAAATGCTGGGGTACAAAGCAATGTAGAAGGATTTAGATTACATCCAGCAGGACATCATAAATTAGTAAATGTAAGCTTTAAGTAA